In Chitinophagaceae bacterium, the DNA window CGAGATCGATGCCTGCAATCAGCTCTTTTTTTTCAATCGAAGCCTCTTTAATATTTATGGAAATTTTTGCCATAGAAAATTAGACGGTGAATGCTGCTTAACAGCGTAATAAATTTTTGTGAGGCAAAGATAGGGGAGTCAGGGTAAAATATGATCTGCAGTTATAAAACAAGATGCAAGACCGTTTCGGAATTTGTCAACGCATCAGATACATTTTTCCGATGCCATGTTTAAAATACTGATCGGTGCCAACGTCATAGTGATCAATATCCTGGCCGTTGAGAATTGCATCTACGCGATAGAAATACAAACCGTTGGCCAGCTTATCGCCGTACTGATCGGTACCATTCCAGGCATAATCCGTAATGTTATTTCCAACATGAATGGCACCGAGTTCACTCATGAATATTTCTTTGATCACTCTTCCGCTGATAGTCATGATCTCAATTTTCATAAACTGCGGCACTTCGGAACCTGTGAGCGTAAACACAAATCGTGTGGAAGTGGTAAACGGGTTAGGATAATTCATCACATTGGAGATCATCGGCTTATTGATAACTTTGAAAGATATTCTGTAAGTATTGTTGCCGGATGAATTACCACTGCGGTCATATCCCTGCACTACCAGTTGATAGGTGCCATCGATGGGGAAATATTTTTTCAATGTTACATGCGCTGAATTATCTTTTGCAAGATTGGAGGAATCAGCAGGATAGAAGAAGGCTGTCAACTGATCGAAGATTACATTGTGCTTTCCTCCATCCGGATACAATAAATAAATGTCAAAGAGTGAAGTATCATTCAATGCAAGAAATTTGCTTTCATCTTTCAGCACCATATCTATCTCAGGCTTAGCCGAAACCAGGTCGCCATCAAGAATGTGAATGCCATCAAAAGTTACATCCAGCAGCGGATTCAAATTATCGGTGGTTACGGTGAAATCGATGATGCCTATGTTATTAAAATGAGCTTGTTCCGGCTGATCGTTGTCAGGATTCGCTTCAATAAATAAATAATTAATACCGGCGTACTGATCACTTCCGGTGCTGAAATCATAGGTGACATGAATAGTGTCATTTCCCGCTAATGGCCCATACCGTTTTATGTAAGTGTGGGTTCCGTTGGTCGCATCGGTTACTTCAAATTTCATCAGCATGCTGTCCATGTCCCATGGTGTCAGGTTTTCTATCACAGCATCCAGATGCAGCGGCAAAAACTGATGTATGGTATCGGACATTAAAAAATGCAGCGACGGATTTAATGCTGCTTCCGGCACCGGCTGATAGTTGATCCGCCAGTAATCAAGCTGAACGGGAGTCCGGTTTAAAGTATCCGTGCAAAACAGGAGCAGCTTCAGATAAGGATATTGAGAAACATCAATACCGTCAATCAAAGTGTCATTTGCTGATACATGATTCGATAGAACGGTTTCAAGGCCATCATTACTCACCCCAATTAGTTGCAGGGAAATGCTGTCTGCTCCTGCTTCCAGCGAATGCGCTTTCCAGTGCAGGGAGGTCCATGATACGGCAGGTCCGATTAGCGGTGATTCCATAAATCCCTGATCCCAGTTTCCCTTTATCACAAAACCGGTGTCGATGATGGAGTTAAAGGTATCACCCACCACTTCATACACAGGATAGGACGGATCATTTTTTTTCAGGAATGCAACGTAAGGCACTGCAGAATCAATCGTAGTGATTTTTGTAAGATTTAAATCTGTGAAATATTTCATCATGGTGCTGTCCCAGTTCCGGATGTTCGGATCATTCACCGACATCATTAACAGGTAATCGCCATTTGGCACTGTATCTAAGAAATTGCCGACATCAACATTAGTATAAGAGGTGTTGTAGAAAAAATTAGCACGGGGTGTTTCTTTGCATTGTATGCTGTTGTATAGACCTTGATAACCTCCAATGTTAGGATTCATCCATTGCAATCCATTCGCTGAGTCAATCACTTCAAATAACATGGTAACTCCATAACCCATACAATCCCACACCCTGGACATTCTCACGCCATTGATAAAGTAGCCGGGATCATCCAATGGAACAGGACCGCCTATGTAAGCAGTGAAAGCATCGTACACGCTGATGGTTTTAATATCGTCGCTGAATTTAAACACGCGTGAGTCAGGTAATTCAATATTTCCATTTGGTTGAATAGCAGATTTCAGTTGAAAGAAATGCGACTGGTTCCAGCCGGGAGAGGAGCCTGGCAGATAGATGAAAGAGGCATTGTGCCAGAGGTAACCGTTGTTGTACAATGTATCAATACTGGTGCGCCAATAATACACAGTACTATCTTTTAAGATTAAGTCAGGCTTCCAGTTTAAAATTCCACCCGACTGAATAATTTTTTTCTGTTGCAATAAAGCACTGTTGAAAAGTTGCGTAGTATCAATCTGAAATACATATTGTTTTTCCGCAGCAAAAGCATCTACCGTGGCGGCTTTCAGTACCAAATCCTGACTGCTTATAATACAATAATCATAGGGAAAAACAGGTACAATGTCATCTGAACTGATAAACAGATTGGTGGTTATTTCATTGTTCAGCTCTGATATTTCATCAATCTCCCCTTGTGCGGAAATACTGTCGCCGGCATCCACTTTAATATTAAACTGGTTCAATCCGAAAGAAATATTGGGCTCTGTTTTTATGGAAAGCCGGATGGTATCTTTAAAATAGGGCGCCCTGATACGTTGGTGGTAGAGAAATTCCTGGGTGCCGCCTGGCAAGGTGCGTTTTACATCTATAAATATGGAGTCGCTCGTGGCTTCACCGATGTTGTACAGTACAACCTGAAGGAAAAAAGAATCAAGTCCTGCAGACACAGTTGGAGGATCAAAGCTTACGAATTGCGATTCAAGATCATAATCAGGTTTTGGATGTGTGTTGATCTTAATTGAAGGATCTCCATTCAGCAACATTTGTTCTGCAACAGTTCTGTCGATGTCTGCACCCGATTGCGCAATCACGTTGCTCATCGTTTTCGCAATCAATGTTCCGAGTGATTGATTGTAGTATTTAGCAGATAAATTTTTGTAGAAGTTGGTGCTGTACAAATCAAGCGATGTGGAAACAGAAAATTGGGAGGGTGCGAGAAAGGCGATGGCGCCTCTGTCTTTCGCAAACACAAAATCATCGCTTATGCCGTGTGTAGTGTTAAATAAATTACCAATCAGGCAACCATTAGTGAGAATTACAGGATATTTTCCATAGTTGTTGTATTCCTCAGGTCTGTCAAGATTGAAATCGAATGAATTGTAGGAGGAGTGTCCGTAAAAGGTAATCAGCGAAACACCATTGGAAATCAATGAATCGAGATAGGTGGAAACAATGTATTCAATCGGATCGGTGCTCGTCTTAAAAAATGAATAAATATTACCGCCGTACATCGTGTCTGAAGCTATGGATTTGTATTTATTCAGGTATCCCTGAAAGACAGCCTGATCTATCGAGTTAGATCCTCCGGCGAGGTGCATGATATTTTTCATCCAGCCTTTATTAGCCACTGTTTGAAAGGGACTTGCCTGTGCACTTTCAAACAATTGCATTTTTGAAAGGTAAATGCCGATTTCTTCAGGTTTCAGGCAGGCAAGTCTTCCTATCGGGATGCGCGGCACCGGCGAAAAACCATATGCCGTGAGCAGCACGTCAGAGCCCGGATTTCCAAAGGTGGGCACGTGACAATACGGTCTGTTAGCCGGAATCTCCCACATGCTTACATACTCGATTGCTTTGCCGATTATAAAAATGTGCCTGTCTTGCGGTGGCCATTTTGCAAGAATGAAATCTGAAAAATGCCGGATGGAAGCAGGATGTTCATGTATGCCCCAGGCGAACTGATCGTATAGTTCACGGATATTTACAACGATGGCAGTATAGCCACTTGCATTTTTATAATTCTTGTAATCTTCAACGTAGTTATGACCAATACTGTCTTTGAAGAAAAAAGGATGTGTAATAATGATGAAGTTGCCTTGATTGATTGCATCAAAGAAATTGGTGAAATGAATTTCCTGCAATGTATCAACTGCTTTGATCACCGATGAAGGATCGTAAGCAATAAGACACAAGCTGCGTTCAATTGCAGACGGCGGCAATAAAAATTTCTGTGTGTCATTTTGTACAACTGCTTCAAGCCGCAACTTGTTGGTGAAATCATACAACACCGGCGTAGTGCCATTGGAATTGAAATTGCCGATTTCAATGTATTGATTTCCGCCTGATGCATTTAAACTGAAGGGCACCTGTGTTTGAAAATCAAAATTGAATTCTCTCGGATATTTAAAATCAAGCCAGCCAACTGATCCCCAGTCAGTAGTAGTGGAAGTGGTAAGTTCTGTAGAATAAGTAACTGTTGTAGTGGGATGAGTGAGTAAATTGTTGCCGGGAAGGGGAAGGAAAAAGTGACGAACCAAATATCCAAAATCCGACACATCATAAATGGTGTTTCCATTCACAGCGACGGTAAAACGATGATCTGTGTTTCCCCAACTGGTTGCCCATGATGTAAGTGAGCCTGTCGGACCGTCTGCATAAGGATAAGGTGTGTTGAGAGATAAGGCCTTTGAAGTCTTATTGAAATAATCTCCCGAGTAACCTTCGGTGACACTAAAATCGGAATTAAACAAAGCCTGGCCGGAAAGCGCCGTAGGACCATGGCTGTAATTATTTGGAGCGTATCGTTCCTTGCCGTAGACTTCTGCTACTGTATACCAGCAATACAACTCTTTGGGAGGATGATTGCTGATACTATTTGTTGTTTGTACAAAATGATTGTTGCTGGGCATGTTGCTCCACGTCAAAAAATAAGTCGCGGTATCATTGTACAAACTAAGGTGATTGTTGGGCTGCCAGCTTTTATCAGCATACAACACCGAATCAAGCATTCCATCATTGTGTACAGCATAAAATTCGATATAATCATTTGCTGCGAACAAACCATTTGTGCTTGTATAGACAGGCACTTCTTCACCTTTATTAAAAACCTGGAACTGATTTCCATTTACACTGCCAAGCGGAATGCCCGCTGCAGCCAATACAGAATAATTTATTCTGTAAAATCCATCATCAATAATCTGGAATTTGAAATAGGGCTGGTTGTATTGTATCCATTCATTCCCATAAACCTGGGAGTAAAGTGAATGTGAAATCAAAAGGAAGAACGATGCGAGTATCAGTCTTCTCATCTACGACTTGCTTGGTTTTTCATTAATGGCAATCCTGAGAGAAAATACGTTAGAATAGAGCGAAGAAGAAAGACTCCCAAGATTTGTTAAAGCGTAATCAATGCTGATACTTTTTATTACCAGTCCCACACCAATGCTAGGCTGAGCAGTCATATTCGTCGTTCCGTCAATGTTGGTGATCTTTTGGATATTGCCGATTCCGCCCCTTAAAAAAATAAGGTCTTTGTAACCTGCTTCAATTCCTGCATGAGGATCGATACTGAAAGGTTTTGCACTGATAAGCACATTCCTTTTACCATCTGTAGAGATGTCAATATCCACTTCAGGTAATAGCGTGATGTTTTTTCCCAAAGTAAATTTATAGGCAGTACCGAGAATTATTTTTGGTGCCGTGAGCTCCACTGAATTTTCCGGAATCACATTTTGGGTGGATGCAAAAACCGCTTGCTCTTCTTCCGTAAAATTAAATGACCAGGCATTGAATGTGGTGGTAATGTCTTTTGCCATCGCACCGAAGTGCCATTTTTTCAAGTCATATTGAATGCCTGCATCCAGTCCAACGCCCCAGGAAGAGGCAAACGATCCGACAGTCCGGTGGATGATTTTGAGGTTTCCTCCAATCCTTAATCCTTCAACACCTAGTTTTTGTGAATAGGAAATCAGTCCTGCATAGTCAGCAACGGAGAAGGTAGTCACATTATCGTAATTCACGCTTCCATCGGGCTCCAGTAAAAAAAGTGTATTCGGAATATCATCCACGCCAAATCGAATGATGGAAAATGCCAGCATCCTGTTTTTGTCCTGCATCGGTAGCGCTACCGCCGCATAATCAAACTTGGCGATGCCGGCAAAATATTCTGCATGCATCAGTCCGAGATCGAATTTTTTATCAATCAGTGCCAATCCGGCTGGGTTCCAGAAGCCTGCCGTCACGTCTCTCACAGAAGCCACTTGTGCACCAGCCATTGACAAACCACGGGCGCCGATTCCAATGCTGAGAAATTCATTGCTGTATTTGTAAAACTGAGAAAATGCGCCTGAGTAGGAGCAAAGCAGTAGCACAATAATTGTCAGTGTTTTTCTCATCTAAATTTTTGGTTGAAATCCTGGATAAACGCCCTCTCAATAAAGGTATTGTAAAAATAGAATTTTTATTCCGAACCGATGTCGGTTGGTTTCTGAAGAAAGACTGTTCAAACGGGCAGACCAAAGGTTGAAAGGATAATTGTTACATGGTTAAATTGCTTAATGGTTGCGGCAAAGCCGGTGTGCTGACTCCAATTCACAATTCCTGATTCTTAATTCCTAATGCTCAATTCTCAATTCTCAATTCTTAATTTTACCGCAAAACAGAAGCATGAATTTTATAGAAGAGCTGAAATGGCGCGGTTTGTATTTTGACACAACACCCGGAACGGAGGAACACCTCAGCAGCGGATCACGTATCGGTTACATTGGCTTCGATCCGTCGGCTCCATCGTTGGGTATTGGCAATCTTGTACAGATCATGTTGCTCACTCATTTTCAGAGAGCGGGCCATAAACCAATTGCGCTGGTTGGTGGCGCCACCGGCATGATTGGAGATCCTTCCGGAAAATCGGAAGAGCGGAAACTATTGTCTGAAGAAACGATCAGAGCCAATGAAGAAAAGATAAAGTTGCAACTGGGAAAGTTTCTTGATTTCACAGGAGTCAATGCAGCGACAATTGAGAACAACTATCAATGGTACAAAGACATGACAGTGCTGGAATTTCTCCGCGAAGCAGGTAAACACCTCACTGTGAATTATATGATGGCAAAGGATTCTGTTAAAAGCCGGCTTGAAACCGGGATTTCTTATACAGAGTTTACTTACCAGCTTTTGCAGGGATATGATTATTACTGGTTGAACAGTCACCGTGATTGCACCTTGCAGATGGGAGGTTCCGATCAGTGGGGTAACATTACGGCCGGCATTGAATTATCGCGAAGAAAATCAGGCAATGAGGTGTTTGCGGTAACCAGTCCGCTCATTACGCAAAGTGACGGAAAGAAATTCGGCAAGTCAGAAAAGGGAAATGTTTTTCTGGATGCTGCAATGACCTCACCGTATAAATTCTACCAGTTCTGGTTGAATGTTTCTGATGAAGATGCGGCAAAGTACCTGCGGATTTTTACATTGATGAACAAAGAAGAGATTGAAGCGATGGAAGCAAGTCATGTGAAAGAACCACATCTTCGCTTATTGCAGCAGGCATTAGCTAAGGACATTACCATCAGGGTTCATTCCGCAGAAGATTATAACCAGGCCATCCGCGCCTCAAAAATTTTGTTCGGACAATCTACAGGTGAAGAGTTGCAACTGCTGACGGACCGTGATTTTGAAGAAATATTTGAAGGTGTTCCCACTAAAAAAATCAGCAGATCACTTTTAGAAAATGGATTAGAAGTGATGAAATTATTGGTGGATGAAACTCAGTTTCTCCCGTCACGAAGTGATGCAAGAAGAATCATCCAGGGAAACGGTGCTTCCATCAACAAAAAGAATATTTCTCCCGAAGAAAAAATCAACACCAGTCACCTTATCAATGATCGATATCTCTTATTGCAGAAAGGGAAGAAGAATTATTTTTTGGTGATAGCTGAGTAGAATTAGGAATTAAATTGAACGTACAAAATAGGATTTTCTAACAAGACTAAAGACTAAGGACTAAGGACTAAGGACTAAGGACTAAGGACTAAGGACTAAGGACTAACAACAACCTAAACATTTCAAACCCGAAATGCAATTCCAATCCTTCATAAAAAAACTTCAGCAGCAATTATCACAACCGCTTCCAGGTGAAACGGCGCAATTTAAAATGGCGCCGGGCCGTCGCATAACGATGGAGGAATATGATCAATTGGCAAATAAAAATCCACGTCCGAGCGCTGTATTGATTTGTTTGTTTCCTTACCAGGAAAATATATACACGTTGCTCATGCTTCGTCCTGAAGAACAGGGTGCCCACAGTGGTCAGGTTAGTTTTCCCGGAGGAAGATTTGAAACAGCAGACAACGATTTACAAACCACTGCACTTCGTGAAGCACAGGAGGAAACAGGAATGGATCAGCGCAAAGTGGAGATACTTGGTGCACTCACCCGACTTTTCATTCCGGTCAGCAACAGCATGGTTCAACCCTATTTGGGATACCTGAATGAAAAACCGTTGCTGAAAAAAAATGATGCTGAAGTAAAAGAAATTATTGAAACTGACATCAGGCTTATCATGAATCCTTCTTTAAAAGAAAATGCAATATTTAAGGGTATTAACAATTTTCAAATAGAAGCTCCTTATTACAATATACAGGGTCATAAGGTTTGGGGAGCTACAGCGATGATGTTGAGTGAGTTGGAAGCATTGCTGGTTAAAGTTACATTCAATGCTGACCAGATGCAGTAGGTAATGTTATGGTGATCCGTATTAAGTAATGCTAACTTCATTGGATCATACTTTTTAGATTTGGAAAATCATTATCAGATTGAACCATCGTAGAAAAATTCAAATCTTCAGTTAATGAAACCAAAAAGAATAGTCCTGATAAGACACGGTGAATCCAAAGGAAATGTTGACCGTTCCGTGTACGCGGAGCGCCCCGACTATGCACTCGAATTGAGTGAAAAAGGTATACAGCAGGCATTTGATGCGGGAAAAAAACTCGCAACACTTATCGGAAGCGAAAGTCTCATGCTGTATGTTTCTCCTCACTGGCGCACCCGTATGACCAGTGAAGGAATCTTACAAAGTTTTAACAACAACCGGATTTTAATCAGGGAAGAACCACGTATCCGCGAACAGGAGTGGGGACACCTTAGAAGTATGGATACAAATAAAATGCTCGACAGTGAGCGGGATGCTTTCGGAACATTCTACTACCGGTTTGCTGATGGAGAATCATGCGCTGATGTGTACGATCGTGTGAGTGGTTTCTTTGACACACTTTTCCGCGATTTCGAAAAAGATAACTTTCCTGAAAACACCATCATCGTAACCCATGGTATGACTATCCGCGTATTCCTGATGCGGTGGTATCGTTGGACAGTGGAGAAATTTGAAACCGTAGCCAATCCGGGCAATTGCGAGTATTTTGTAATGGAGAAACGTGACAATAACAAATATGAACTGATGTCCCCACTGAAGTTTCATGAACCGCATCATCCTTACCAATATCCCGGAAGAAATTAATCACCCGTACATCGACTTTTATGTCGACCATGGAGCGAGCGGCTCTCCTTTGGAGAAGGTCCATCAGAAATTTCCTTCATAGTATGTATGCTGATTCATTTCAAAACAGCTGCTGACATATCTGATCTTCTCCTATTTCAAAACAAACCTCAAATACCTTACATTTGTAAACCACTCTATTACGAGCTGTAGCCATGTCAAAAAATCTAAGCGAATTATCAGGAAGAAAAGGCTTGCATAAAAGCCTTTTTGAGGAGCTTGGGCTGGCTGCTGCTTCGGAAGGAACGCTTTCCAAAAAGCAGATAGAAACACTCGCCGAAGATTTTGTGATGGGCAAAGCGAATGTATATGGTGCAGTGAGTTTTTATGATTTTCTGAGACCTGAAAACAAAGGAAAGAAAGTATATGTCTGCAATGGAAGCGCCTGCCTAACTGCCGGAACGCAGGATGCTATAAAAGAGAAATTGCGACATCATTTTAATGAAGAAGAAATCGGAGAGATGTGTTGCCTGGGCCGCTGTCATGAGAACAGCGCCTTTCATTTTGGCGGAAAGAATTTTTCCGGGAATGCTATTGATACTGATTTTAGAAATACGTCCGTAGACAGTTCACCTTTTGCTATAAACGATCAATACCAGGTGGCGCATTTTGGTACGCAGGTTCTAACAGGTGTCTTTCCGGGTATTGAAAGTTATTATTCTATTTTAAAAACTGTGCTCGAAAGTCCAACTGAATCATTGCTGGAAGAATTAAAAATTTCGGGATTAAGAGGAAGAGGAGGAGCAGGGTTTCCCATTGCCTTTAAATTGGATGCATGCAAAAAAGCAGAAGGCACACAGAAATTTATTGTCTGTAATGCTGACGAGGGTGATCCTGGTGCTTATAGCGACCGGTATTTGCTGGAACAGCAACCGCATTCCGTTTTATTGGGAATGATCATCGCAGGATTTATTGCCGGGGCTTCTGTTGGAGTGGTATATATAAGAGGTGAGTACCCTGAAGCCATTCATATCACGAAGAAAGCAATTGACGATATAAGAGCAGCAGGCTACATCGGTAAAAACATTTTAGGTTCAGGTTTTGATTTTGAATTTAAAGTGATTGCTGCTCAAGGTGCTTACATCTGCGGTGAAGAAACTGCTTTGCTTTCCAGCATCGAAGGTCAACGTCCGGAAGTGCGCGTGCGACCTCCTTATCCTGTGCA includes these proteins:
- a CDS encoding PorV/PorQ family protein is translated as MRKTLTIIVLLLCSYSGAFSQFYKYSNEFLSIGIGARGLSMAGAQVASVRDVTAGFWNPAGLALIDKKFDLGLMHAEYFAGIAKFDYAAVALPMQDKNRMLAFSIIRFGVDDIPNTLFLLEPDGSVNYDNVTTFSVADYAGLISYSQKLGVEGLRIGGNLKIIHRTVGSFASSWGVGLDAGIQYDLKKWHFGAMAKDITTTFNAWSFNFTEEEQAVFASTQNVIPENSVELTAPKIILGTAYKFTLGKNITLLPEVDIDISTDGKRNVLISAKPFSIDPHAGIEAGYKDLIFLRGGIGNIQKITNIDGTTNMTAQPSIGVGLVIKSISIDYALTNLGSLSSSLYSNVFSLRIAINEKPSKS
- a CDS encoding tyrosine--tRNA ligase, coding for MNFIEELKWRGLYFDTTPGTEEHLSSGSRIGYIGFDPSAPSLGIGNLVQIMLLTHFQRAGHKPIALVGGATGMIGDPSGKSEERKLLSEETIRANEEKIKLQLGKFLDFTGVNAATIENNYQWYKDMTVLEFLREAGKHLTVNYMMAKDSVKSRLETGISYTEFTYQLLQGYDYYWLNSHRDCTLQMGGSDQWGNITAGIELSRRKSGNEVFAVTSPLITQSDGKKFGKSEKGNVFLDAAMTSPYKFYQFWLNVSDEDAAKYLRIFTLMNKEEIEAMEASHVKEPHLRLLQQALAKDITIRVHSAEDYNQAIRASKILFGQSTGEELQLLTDRDFEEIFEGVPTKKISRSLLENGLEVMKLLVDETQFLPSRSDARRIIQGNGASINKKNISPEEKINTSHLINDRYLLLQKGKKNYFLVIAE
- a CDS encoding phosphoglycerate mutase family protein, whose product is MKPKRIVLIRHGESKGNVDRSVYAERPDYALELSEKGIQQAFDAGKKLATLIGSESLMLYVSPHWRTRMTSEGILQSFNNNRILIREEPRIREQEWGHLRSMDTNKMLDSERDAFGTFYYRFADGESCADVYDRVSGFFDTLFRDFEKDNFPENTIIVTHGMTIRVFLMRWYRWTVEKFETVANPGNCEYFVMEKRDNNKYELMSPLKFHEPHHPYQYPGRN
- a CDS encoding CoA pyrophosphatase encodes the protein MQFQSFIKKLQQQLSQPLPGETAQFKMAPGRRITMEEYDQLANKNPRPSAVLICLFPYQENIYTLLMLRPEEQGAHSGQVSFPGGRFETADNDLQTTALREAQEETGMDQRKVEILGALTRLFIPVSNSMVQPYLGYLNEKPLLKKNDAEVKEIIETDIRLIMNPSLKENAIFKGINNFQIEAPYYNIQGHKVWGATAMMLSELEALLVKVTFNADQMQ
- a CDS encoding NAD(P)H-dependent oxidoreductase subunit E, with the protein product MSKNLSELSGRKGLHKSLFEELGLAAASEGTLSKKQIETLAEDFVMGKANVYGAVSFYDFLRPENKGKKVYVCNGSACLTAGTQDAIKEKLRHHFNEEEIGEMCCLGRCHENSAFHFGGKNFSGNAIDTDFRNTSVDSSPFAINDQYQVAHFGTQVLTGVFPGIESYYSILKTVLESPTESLLEELKISGLRGRGGAGFPIAFKLDACKKAEGTQKFIVCNADEGDPGAYSDRYLLEQQPHSVLLGMIIAGFIAGASVGVVYIRGEYPEAIHITKKAIDDIRAAGYIGKNILGSGFDFEFKVIAAQGAYICGEETALLSSIEGQRPEVRVRPPYPVQRGLFNKPTVVNNVETLACIPFILKNSGAAFASIGKGKSTGTKLISLDGFFNRPGIYEVDMGTSLRYVIDVMGEGFTTAIKAMHIGGPLGGLVPVEKIDDLTIDFESFSQNGFLLGHASVVCIPKTFPLIQYMEHLFQFTAHESCGKCFPCRLGATRGYELLQKAQQEDYKIDKELFTDLITTMEAGSLCALGGGLPLPMRNALHYFEEELTPFFINA